From Camelina sativa cultivar DH55 chromosome 20, Cs, whole genome shotgun sequence, the proteins below share one genomic window:
- the LOC104768517 gene encoding E3 ubiquitin-protein ligase RFWD3-like isoform X2 → MPRRRRNSGPGVRIAQYIESEDEGEDYEEEEEVVGEEEDEQSEDEEEEEEDTESQTRDVVVSPRVSQKESQENQKMSQGICSSSGSQEDEEWKHGETEGLFCLICMEVWTNDGEHQVCCLPCGHLYGFSCIKKWLQQRQSAGKCPQCIRKCSLRDVRKIYASRVAAVDDEAQKRILFLESKLSSIEQKTASWSNKEAQWKKMEAELRLEVHKLKKIADMESLAMGAQRNSHVASQNQYIPGHTNYQEHHGHAPSCSFRHQGDLLVSGGRLFDIDGGRKIVLLARRLSGVGGTFVLTQMSLHSGEIDDILLPPTTRAIKDLHLSPHNNGLAVFGSLGKKLSVISLESHNTVLSYDLPAAPWSCSWDLNSSHYIYAGLQNGMVLVFDRRQTTGPFASLTGLTTNPVHTIHHLSTNSTPTSDVRPLLSASSIGLCQWNIYGSEGSPSLISETGNTGVCISSSYCPRSDHIVASYRPRVGSSEDTVQTQPSLTQTGVNNSNSNGVDGFHVSLKRRGADSYYQKLSSTQAFVDNIRLPRTAIIDFGEGKNQQLFASCDESTRELILQDPLNFAVSQRFPLSSHLPLQDVKYAHVNGTGLLGLLNDEKLQLFRNESP, encoded by the exons ATGCCGCGTCGCCGGCGTAACTCCGGTCCCGGAGTAAGAATTGCACAATACattgaatctgaggatgaaggagaagactatgaagaagaagaagaagtagttggagaagaagaagacgaacaaagcgaagatgaggaggaggaggaagaagataccGAAAGCCAAACCAGGGATGTTGTAGTCTCACCTAGGGTTTCACAGAAGGAGAGTCAAGAGAATCAGAAAATGTCACAAGGTATATGTTCATCTTCAGGATCGCAGGAAGATGAGGAATGGAAACACGGCGAGACTGAGGGATTGTTCTGTTTGATTTGTATGGAAGTTTGGACCAACGATGGCGAACACCAAGTCTG TTGTCTGCCCTGTGGACACTTGTATGGATTTTCCTGCATCAAGAAGTGGCTACAGCAGCGACAAAGTGCAGGAAAG tgtCCCCAGTGCATTAGAAAATGTAGCCTGAGAGATGTCCGGAAGATTTATGCATCACGTGTTGCTGCAGTAGATGATGAAGCACAAAAG AGAATCTTATTTCTGGAGTCCAAGTTAAGTTCAATTGAACAGAAG ACTGCAAGTTGGAGTAACAAAGAAGCTCAATGGAAGAAAATGGAAGCAGAGCTACGATTAGAAGTTCATAAGCTGAAGAAG ATAGCTGATATGGAAAGTTTGGCTATGGGTGCGCAGAGAAACTCTCATGTGGCTTCTCAGAATCAATATATACCTG GTCATACAAATTACCAAGAACATCACGGACATGCACCTTCTTGCAGCTTCAGACATCAG GGAGATTTGCTAGTCAGTGGTGGCCGTTTATTTGACATAGATGGTGGTAGAAAAATTGTGTTATTGGCTCGTAGGCTCTCAGGCGTTGGTGGAACATTTGTGCTTACGcaa ATGAGCCTACATTCGGGTGAGATTGATGATATTTTGTTGCCTCCTACCACAAGAGCAATTAAAGATCTTCACCTTTCCCCTCACAATAACGGGCTTGCAGTATTTGGTTCTCTAGGAAAAAAATTATCTGTTATAAGCTTGGAGAGCCACAACACTGTCTTATCCTATGATCTACCAGCTGCACCTTGGTCTTGTTCCTGGGATCTCAACAGCTCTCACTATATTTATGCTGGACTACAGAATGGAATGGTTTTAGTATTTGACAGGCGTCAAACAACGGGGCCTTTCGCATCGTTGACTGGCTTAACAACCAATCCAGTCCATACTATCCATCATCTCTCTACCAATTCCACTCCAACTTCTGATGTCCGTCCCCTGTTGTCAGCTTCCTCCATCGGGCTGTGTCAGTGGAACATCTATGGCAGCGAAGGAAG ccCATCATTAATTTCAGAAACAGGAAACACAGGAGTTTGCATATCATCCTCGTATTGTCCTCGCAGTGATCATATAGTGGCTTCTTATAGACCGAGAGTTGGATCTTCTGAAGATACAGTCCAGACTCAACCTTCGTTGACCCAAACAGGAGTCAATAATAGCAATAGTAATGGTGTAGATGGATTTCATGTTAGTCTCAAGAGAAGAGGTGCTGATTCATATTACCAGAAACTGTCATCCACACAAGCTTTTGTAGATAACATACGTCTGCCAAGAACAGCGATTATAGACTTTGGTGAGGGAAAGAATCAACAACTATTTGCATCTTGTGACGAGTCCACTCGGGAGCTCATCTTGCAGGATCCTTTGAATTTTGCCGTCTCTCAAAGGTTCCCATTGTCAAGTCATCTTCCGCTCCAAGACGTAAAATACGCTCATGTTAATGGAACGGGTCTGCTTGGTCTCTTAAACGATGAGAAATTGCAGCTTTTTAGGAACGAATCGCCATGA
- the LOC104768517 gene encoding E3 ubiquitin-protein ligase RFWD3-like isoform X3: MPRRRRNSGPGVRIAQYIESEDEGEDYEEEEEVVGEEEDEQSEDEEEEEEDTESQTRDVVVSPRVSQKESQENQKMSQGICSSSGSQEDEEWKHGETEGLFCLICMEVWTNDGEHQVCCLPCGHLYGFSCIKKWLQQRQSAGKCIRKCSLRDVRKIYASRVAAVDDEAQKRILFLESKLSSIEQKTASWSNKEAQWKKMEAELRLEVHKLKKKIADMESLAMGAQRNSHVASQNQYIPGHTNYQEHHGHAPSCSFRHQGDLLVSGGRLFDIDGGRKIVLLARRLSGVGGTFVLTQMSLHSGEIDDILLPPTTRAIKDLHLSPHNNGLAVFGSLGKKLSVISLESHNTVLSYDLPAAPWSCSWDLNSSHYIYAGLQNGMVLVFDRRQTTGPFASLTGLTTNPVHTIHHLSTNSTPTSDVRPLLSASSIGLCQWNIYGSEGSPSLISETGNTGVCISSSYCPRSDHIVASYRPRVGSSEDTVQTQPSLTQTGVNNSNSNGVDGFHVSLKRRGADSYYQKLSSTQAFVDNIRLPRTAIIDFGEGKNQQLFASCDESTRELILQDPLNFAVSQRFPLSSHLPLQDVKYAHVNGTGLLGLLNDEKLQLFRNESP; the protein is encoded by the exons ATGCCGCGTCGCCGGCGTAACTCCGGTCCCGGAGTAAGAATTGCACAATACattgaatctgaggatgaaggagaagactatgaagaagaagaagaagtagttggagaagaagaagacgaacaaagcgaagatgaggaggaggaggaagaagataccGAAAGCCAAACCAGGGATGTTGTAGTCTCACCTAGGGTTTCACAGAAGGAGAGTCAAGAGAATCAGAAAATGTCACAAGGTATATGTTCATCTTCAGGATCGCAGGAAGATGAGGAATGGAAACACGGCGAGACTGAGGGATTGTTCTGTTTGATTTGTATGGAAGTTTGGACCAACGATGGCGAACACCAAGTCTG TTGTCTGCCCTGTGGACACTTGTATGGATTTTCCTGCATCAAGAAGTGGCTACAGCAGCGACAAAGTGCAGGAAAG TGCATTAGAAAATGTAGCCTGAGAGATGTCCGGAAGATTTATGCATCACGTGTTGCTGCAGTAGATGATGAAGCACAAAAG AGAATCTTATTTCTGGAGTCCAAGTTAAGTTCAATTGAACAGAAG ACTGCAAGTTGGAGTAACAAAGAAGCTCAATGGAAGAAAATGGAAGCAGAGCTACGATTAGAAGTTCATAAGCTGAAGAAG aAGATAGCTGATATGGAAAGTTTGGCTATGGGTGCGCAGAGAAACTCTCATGTGGCTTCTCAGAATCAATATATACCTG GTCATACAAATTACCAAGAACATCACGGACATGCACCTTCTTGCAGCTTCAGACATCAG GGAGATTTGCTAGTCAGTGGTGGCCGTTTATTTGACATAGATGGTGGTAGAAAAATTGTGTTATTGGCTCGTAGGCTCTCAGGCGTTGGTGGAACATTTGTGCTTACGcaa ATGAGCCTACATTCGGGTGAGATTGATGATATTTTGTTGCCTCCTACCACAAGAGCAATTAAAGATCTTCACCTTTCCCCTCACAATAACGGGCTTGCAGTATTTGGTTCTCTAGGAAAAAAATTATCTGTTATAAGCTTGGAGAGCCACAACACTGTCTTATCCTATGATCTACCAGCTGCACCTTGGTCTTGTTCCTGGGATCTCAACAGCTCTCACTATATTTATGCTGGACTACAGAATGGAATGGTTTTAGTATTTGACAGGCGTCAAACAACGGGGCCTTTCGCATCGTTGACTGGCTTAACAACCAATCCAGTCCATACTATCCATCATCTCTCTACCAATTCCACTCCAACTTCTGATGTCCGTCCCCTGTTGTCAGCTTCCTCCATCGGGCTGTGTCAGTGGAACATCTATGGCAGCGAAGGAAG ccCATCATTAATTTCAGAAACAGGAAACACAGGAGTTTGCATATCATCCTCGTATTGTCCTCGCAGTGATCATATAGTGGCTTCTTATAGACCGAGAGTTGGATCTTCTGAAGATACAGTCCAGACTCAACCTTCGTTGACCCAAACAGGAGTCAATAATAGCAATAGTAATGGTGTAGATGGATTTCATGTTAGTCTCAAGAGAAGAGGTGCTGATTCATATTACCAGAAACTGTCATCCACACAAGCTTTTGTAGATAACATACGTCTGCCAAGAACAGCGATTATAGACTTTGGTGAGGGAAAGAATCAACAACTATTTGCATCTTGTGACGAGTCCACTCGGGAGCTCATCTTGCAGGATCCTTTGAATTTTGCCGTCTCTCAAAGGTTCCCATTGTCAAGTCATCTTCCGCTCCAAGACGTAAAATACGCTCATGTTAATGGAACGGGTCTGCTTGGTCTCTTAAACGATGAGAAATTGCAGCTTTTTAGGAACGAATCGCCATGA
- the LOC104768517 gene encoding E3 ubiquitin-protein ligase RFWD3-like isoform X1, translating into MPRRRRNSGPGVRIAQYIESEDEGEDYEEEEEVVGEEEDEQSEDEEEEEEDTESQTRDVVVSPRVSQKESQENQKMSQGICSSSGSQEDEEWKHGETEGLFCLICMEVWTNDGEHQVCCLPCGHLYGFSCIKKWLQQRQSAGKCPQCIRKCSLRDVRKIYASRVAAVDDEAQKRILFLESKLSSIEQKTASWSNKEAQWKKMEAELRLEVHKLKKKIADMESLAMGAQRNSHVASQNQYIPGHTNYQEHHGHAPSCSFRHQGDLLVSGGRLFDIDGGRKIVLLARRLSGVGGTFVLTQMSLHSGEIDDILLPPTTRAIKDLHLSPHNNGLAVFGSLGKKLSVISLESHNTVLSYDLPAAPWSCSWDLNSSHYIYAGLQNGMVLVFDRRQTTGPFASLTGLTTNPVHTIHHLSTNSTPTSDVRPLLSASSIGLCQWNIYGSEGSPSLISETGNTGVCISSSYCPRSDHIVASYRPRVGSSEDTVQTQPSLTQTGVNNSNSNGVDGFHVSLKRRGADSYYQKLSSTQAFVDNIRLPRTAIIDFGEGKNQQLFASCDESTRELILQDPLNFAVSQRFPLSSHLPLQDVKYAHVNGTGLLGLLNDEKLQLFRNESP; encoded by the exons ATGCCGCGTCGCCGGCGTAACTCCGGTCCCGGAGTAAGAATTGCACAATACattgaatctgaggatgaaggagaagactatgaagaagaagaagaagtagttggagaagaagaagacgaacaaagcgaagatgaggaggaggaggaagaagataccGAAAGCCAAACCAGGGATGTTGTAGTCTCACCTAGGGTTTCACAGAAGGAGAGTCAAGAGAATCAGAAAATGTCACAAGGTATATGTTCATCTTCAGGATCGCAGGAAGATGAGGAATGGAAACACGGCGAGACTGAGGGATTGTTCTGTTTGATTTGTATGGAAGTTTGGACCAACGATGGCGAACACCAAGTCTG TTGTCTGCCCTGTGGACACTTGTATGGATTTTCCTGCATCAAGAAGTGGCTACAGCAGCGACAAAGTGCAGGAAAG tgtCCCCAGTGCATTAGAAAATGTAGCCTGAGAGATGTCCGGAAGATTTATGCATCACGTGTTGCTGCAGTAGATGATGAAGCACAAAAG AGAATCTTATTTCTGGAGTCCAAGTTAAGTTCAATTGAACAGAAG ACTGCAAGTTGGAGTAACAAAGAAGCTCAATGGAAGAAAATGGAAGCAGAGCTACGATTAGAAGTTCATAAGCTGAAGAAG aAGATAGCTGATATGGAAAGTTTGGCTATGGGTGCGCAGAGAAACTCTCATGTGGCTTCTCAGAATCAATATATACCTG GTCATACAAATTACCAAGAACATCACGGACATGCACCTTCTTGCAGCTTCAGACATCAG GGAGATTTGCTAGTCAGTGGTGGCCGTTTATTTGACATAGATGGTGGTAGAAAAATTGTGTTATTGGCTCGTAGGCTCTCAGGCGTTGGTGGAACATTTGTGCTTACGcaa ATGAGCCTACATTCGGGTGAGATTGATGATATTTTGTTGCCTCCTACCACAAGAGCAATTAAAGATCTTCACCTTTCCCCTCACAATAACGGGCTTGCAGTATTTGGTTCTCTAGGAAAAAAATTATCTGTTATAAGCTTGGAGAGCCACAACACTGTCTTATCCTATGATCTACCAGCTGCACCTTGGTCTTGTTCCTGGGATCTCAACAGCTCTCACTATATTTATGCTGGACTACAGAATGGAATGGTTTTAGTATTTGACAGGCGTCAAACAACGGGGCCTTTCGCATCGTTGACTGGCTTAACAACCAATCCAGTCCATACTATCCATCATCTCTCTACCAATTCCACTCCAACTTCTGATGTCCGTCCCCTGTTGTCAGCTTCCTCCATCGGGCTGTGTCAGTGGAACATCTATGGCAGCGAAGGAAG ccCATCATTAATTTCAGAAACAGGAAACACAGGAGTTTGCATATCATCCTCGTATTGTCCTCGCAGTGATCATATAGTGGCTTCTTATAGACCGAGAGTTGGATCTTCTGAAGATACAGTCCAGACTCAACCTTCGTTGACCCAAACAGGAGTCAATAATAGCAATAGTAATGGTGTAGATGGATTTCATGTTAGTCTCAAGAGAAGAGGTGCTGATTCATATTACCAGAAACTGTCATCCACACAAGCTTTTGTAGATAACATACGTCTGCCAAGAACAGCGATTATAGACTTTGGTGAGGGAAAGAATCAACAACTATTTGCATCTTGTGACGAGTCCACTCGGGAGCTCATCTTGCAGGATCCTTTGAATTTTGCCGTCTCTCAAAGGTTCCCATTGTCAAGTCATCTTCCGCTCCAAGACGTAAAATACGCTCATGTTAATGGAACGGGTCTGCTTGGTCTCTTAAACGATGAGAAATTGCAGCTTTTTAGGAACGAATCGCCATGA